The sequence ATTTCCCGGCAGCTATTATCACCGATTTACCCGGTTCGATATTAATCTCAGGTAACTTACGCGTTAGCGATATTGAATTACTGCGCGCTTAATCCTCTCTAAACAGGTACCAATTACCCATGTTTGCACTTAAAAAAATAATTGGTACTTGGTTAATGCCTCTGCCATTCCTACTGACTCTGTTCATCCTCGCTGCATTATTATATAAGCTCACTCGCTACAAACGCAGTGCACAAACTCTGTTTTGTAGTAGTTTTATTACATTATTGCTTTTAAGCCTAGATCCAGTTGCAACCCGTTTAGCCGCAACATTAGAGTCTCAATACCCAAGTTATCAGCACCAAGCTGTCGATTATATCCACGTATTGGGCAATGCTCATACGACAGTAGACCGCTTGCCGATAACCAGTCAGTTAAGTCCAGCAGCCCTTGCCAGAACCACTGAAGGCGTACGTATTTATAAACTGAACCCTACGGCCAAGTTAATTTTTAGTGGCTATAGCGGCGGTGATATTAACAGTAATGCGAAGATGAATGCGCGCTTAGCAATAGCGTTAGGGGTACCAAAATCAGCGATTATATTATTAGAACAACCTCAAGATACAATAGAGGAAGCTATTGATAATAAAAACATTACCCAAGGTAAGCAGCTTGTATTAGTCACCTCTGCTACCCACATGCCACGGGCAATGAAAATATTCAACCAACAAGGTCTGTTCCCTATCCCAGCACCAACTGCACATGTCAGTAAAACCGTTACTGGTATACAACCATTGCACTATTATTTCCCGCGCGCTCAACATCTTGCAGTGAGTGAAAAAGTGATCCATGAGTGGTTAGGGCTGGCTTGGTTGTCGTTAAAAAATAACCAATAGAACCCACATCCTGTAATTAGCCGAAAAATTCCGCTTGGATTGAGCAAGTAAACGTGGGACAAGTCACAGTTACTGCATTTTATGTAGTTTTATTACCAAAAATTGTCTTATGACAACTTGCCCTAGCGCTAGATGACTCTATAATCATCTCATGTTCTTAATTAAAGTCGCTTTGACATAACGTCAGCACTTAAGTTAAAGAAAAATAGCTTTAAACCATATCGGAGATAGACATGAGACAAGCACTAGTAATGGGTAACTGGAAACTAAACGCAACTAAAGCATCTGTAGAAGCTTTAATTAACGGTTTAGTTGATGCGGCAAAAGACAATGCAACTGTTGAAGTTTCAGTTTGCCCTCCTGCTGTTTTTATCCCACAAGTTGAAGCATTAACTGCTGACACAGCAATTACATACGGCGCACAAGATTGTGACGTTAACATTGCAGGCGCATTCACTGGTGAAAACTCAGCAGTAATGTTAAAAGAATTCGGTTGTAAATATACTCTTGTTGGTCACAGCGAACGTCGTGTTATCCACGGCGAATCAAGCGAAGTTGTTGCTGACAAATTTGCTGTTGCACAAGAAAATGGTCTAGTACCAGTACTTTGTATCGGTGAAACTCTAGAGCAATTCGAAGCTGGCGAAACTAAAGCAGTTGTTGAAGCACAACTTCAAGCAGTTGTAACTAAGTCTGGTATCACATCTCTAAACAATGCAGTAATTGCATACGAACCTGTTTGGGCAATCGGTACTGGTAAAACAGCAACACCTGAAATTGCACAAGACATCCACGCTCATATCCGTTCATGGGTAGCAGAGCAAGATGCAGCTGTAGCAAACAAAGTTCAAATCCTTTACGGCGGTTCTGTTAAAGGCGCTAACGCGGCTGAATTATTCGGTCAAGCAGACATTGATGGCGGCCTAGTTGGCGGCGCTTCACTAGACGCTGTAGAATTCTCTAAAGTTATTGCTGGTGCTTCTGCATAGTAGCCTATCAAAAGCTAATGTAGAGAGAATATCTACTCTGCATTAGTGATAAAAAGTGTAGTGGTACTGGTTGCTCCGTAATTATGTATTACTACACTCCTTTCTTATTTAAACTTATATTCTTTAAAATAAAACAGCGCTAAGGCATTTTTTTGTTTAACCAATAGAAGTTTCATATGAAAGCGTGATTAATATCACTTTAGTGATAAAATAAGTCATAAAGACACAGAAAATAATAACAGACCTAGTTATACTAAATTGATAGAAACTAGTGATGATTAAGACAAATTAGTTATAATAACTAAATAGAATGTAGCAGCAACAAATAAACTATAATTGGTGTACTTAGCATATAAACAATCGTGCCATCACCTGCTGCGATGTACTCTACCCAATAGGGTCAGTACTTTAACCCAATAAATAAAATATCATCGATTGATATATTTGAGGCTTCAATGATTAAAAAAATAGGTGTTTTAACAAGTGGTGGTGATGCACCAGGTATGAACGCAGCAATCCGTGCCGTTGTACGTGAAGGATTACATCTTGGTTTAGAAGTTTATGGTATTTACGATGGTTATGCTGGTTTACATGAAGGCCGTATCGAGAAACTAGACCGTAAATCTGTTTCTGATGTCATTAACCGTGGTGGTACTTTCTTAGGCTCTGCGCGTTTCCCTGAATTTAAAGAAAAAAGCGTTCGCGAAGAAGCGATTAAGAATCTTAAGAAACACGACATCGATGCACTTGTTGTTATCGGTGGTGACGGCTCTTACATGGGTGCAATGAAACTAACTGAAATGGGTTTCCCATGTATCGGTATTCCAGGCACTATTGATAACGATATCCCTGGCACAACTTATACCATTGGTTTTGATACTGCACTAAACATCGTCGTAGATGCGATTGACCGTTTACGTGACACCTCAACATCTCACCAACGTATCTCTATTGTTGAGATCATGGGCCGTTACTGTGGTGATTTAACCATGGGCGCTGCGGTTGCCGGTGGTGCGGAATTCGTTGTAATTCCAGAAAAAGGCTATGATGAAGCTGATTTATTAGCACAAATTCAAGCAGGTATCGATAAAGGTAAGAAACATGCCATTATTGCAATGTGCGAACATGTAACAGACGTTAACAAGCTTGCAAAGCATATTGAAGCGATTACAACTCGTGAGACACGCGCTACTGTTTTAGGCCACTTACAACGCGGCGGCACACCGACTGCTCGTGACCGTATCATGGCAAGTCGTATGGGTTCATATGCTGTTAAATTATTGATAGACGGTGAAGGCGGTCGTTGTGTTGGTCTAATGAACTCACAAATGGTTCATCACGACATCATCGATTGTATTAACAATATGAAACGTCCGTTCAATCAAGAACTATTTGATCTGTCTAATTCGTTATTCTAAACTTTTTCAGTTTTAGAATAAGATCACTTTAGATTAAAAATTATTTGAATAAAAAAGCGAAATCAACTTACATTGATTTCGCTTTTTACTATCTATAAACAGCTATCACTGCGTATATTGGCAATTAATAACTATTGTATTAATTGCTCACGCAGTTTCGCCACTTTATCACGGGTTTCACCGGCTTTTTCAAATTCCAAATCTTGCGCATATTTATACATCTGCTCTTCTAAACGCACTATCTCCTTACTCAGTTCCGCAGGGGTAAATATCGCATAGGTGGCTTTCTGCTCGGCAATATGCATCATTTGCTGTTCTGGCGTTCGACCAATATTGAAACCATCACCCACCTTCTTCTTCAGCCCTGTAGGGGTAATACCATGTTTGATATTATGCTCATGCTGTAAAGCACGACGACGTTCCGTTTCGCTAATGGCTTTATCCATAGCCTTGGTAATACGATTAGCATATAAGATGGCTTTACCTTCCAAGTTACGTGCGGCGCGACCAATGGTTTGGATCAGCGAACGTTCAGAACGTAAGAAACCTTCTTTATCGGCATCAAGAATAGCCACTAAAGAAACCTCTGGCATATCTAATCCTTCACGCAGTAAGTTAATCCCAACCAGCACATCAAATACACCTAAGCGTAGATCTCGGATGATCTCGACGCGTTCAACAGTATCAATGTCAGAATGCAGATAACGTACCTTCACACCGTGATCAGCCAGGTATTCCGCTAAATCTTCAGACATACGCTTAGTGAGTGTCGTTGCCAATACCCTTTCACCTTTCTTCGCTCGAATATTAATTTCACTGAGGAGGTCATCTACTTGGGTATCAACAGGGCGCACTTCAATGATTGGATCTAACAAGCCAGTTGGACGCACAAGCTGTTGCACAATTTCCCCCTCACAACGGTCCAATTCATACTGACTCGGCGTTGCTGAAACATATAAGGTTTGTGGTGAAATAGATTCAAACTCTTCAAACTTGAGTGGTCTATTATCTAATGCCGAAGGTAGACGGAAACCAAATTCAACCAGAGTTTCTTTACGCGAGCGATCACCTTTATACATAGCGCCAATTTGTGGCACAGTAACGTGTGATTCATCAATAACTAATAAACCGTCATCGGGTAAATAGTCCAACAAAGTCGGAGGCGCGTCACCGGGTGTACGGCCAGACAGATAACGGGAGTAGTTTTCAATGCCTGAGCAATAACCCAGTTCTTGCATCATTTCTATATCAAACTGTACACGTTGACTGACGCGCTGCTCTTCAATTAGCTTATTTGCTGATAATAATTGTTTCTTACGCTCAGACAATTCCACTTTAATATGTTCAATAGCCGCTAAGATCTTTTCTCTTGGTGTTACGTAATGAGTCTTAGGATAAATAGTTGCACGTTCAGCGGTCTTCTCAATCGCACCCGTTAACGGATCAAAATAACTGATACGTTCAATTTCATCATCAAACATCTCGATACGTACAGCATGCTTATCTGATTCCGCCGGGTAAACATCAATAACTTCGCCGCGCACACGGAATGTCGAACGTTTAAAATCCATGTCGTTACGGGTGTATTGCAATTCAGCTAAGCGGCGGATGATACTGCGCTGGCTAATCATTTCACCAACAGAGACATGCAACATCATTTTGAGATAAGACTCGGGATCACCCAAACCATAAATAGCAGAAACAGATGCAATCAGGATCACATCACGGCGTTCTAACAAGGCTTTGGTGGCCGATAGGCGCATTTGCTCGATATGGGCGTTTACGGCGGCATCTTTTTCAATAAAGGTATCAGTGCTTGGTACGTAGGCTTCTGGTTGATAGTAGTCGTAGTAAGAAACAAAGTACTCTACCGCGTTGTTAGGGAAGAATTCTTTCATCTCACCATAGAGCTGCGCTGCGAGGGTTTTGTTCGGAGCCATCAGTAATGTCGGACGATTCAATTGCGCAATCATGTTCGCAACAGTGTAGGTTTTACCTGAACCTGTTACACCTAACAAGGTTTGACTGGCAACACCGGCATTAAAACTATCAACCAGCTTTTCAATCGCTTGAGGCTGATCACCACTC is a genomic window of Moritella sp. Urea-trap-13 containing:
- the elyC gene encoding envelope biogenesis factor ElyC, whose amino-acid sequence is MFALKKIIGTWLMPLPFLLTLFILAALLYKLTRYKRSAQTLFCSSFITLLLLSLDPVATRLAATLESQYPSYQHQAVDYIHVLGNAHTTVDRLPITSQLSPAALARTTEGVRIYKLNPTAKLIFSGYSGGDINSNAKMNARLAIALGVPKSAIILLEQPQDTIEEAIDNKNITQGKQLVLVTSATHMPRAMKIFNQQGLFPIPAPTAHVSKTVTGIQPLHYYFPRAQHLAVSEKVIHEWLGLAWLSLKNNQ
- the tpiA gene encoding triose-phosphate isomerase; translated protein: MRQALVMGNWKLNATKASVEALINGLVDAAKDNATVEVSVCPPAVFIPQVEALTADTAITYGAQDCDVNIAGAFTGENSAVMLKEFGCKYTLVGHSERRVIHGESSEVVADKFAVAQENGLVPVLCIGETLEQFEAGETKAVVEAQLQAVVTKSGITSLNNAVIAYEPVWAIGTGKTATPEIAQDIHAHIRSWVAEQDAAVANKVQILYGGSVKGANAAELFGQADIDGGLVGGASLDAVEFSKVIAGASA
- the pfkA gene encoding 6-phosphofructokinase — encoded protein: MIKKIGVLTSGGDAPGMNAAIRAVVREGLHLGLEVYGIYDGYAGLHEGRIEKLDRKSVSDVINRGGTFLGSARFPEFKEKSVREEAIKNLKKHDIDALVVIGGDGSYMGAMKLTEMGFPCIGIPGTIDNDIPGTTYTIGFDTALNIVVDAIDRLRDTSTSHQRISIVEIMGRYCGDLTMGAAVAGGAEFVVIPEKGYDEADLLAQIQAGIDKGKKHAIIAMCEHVTDVNKLAKHIEAITTRETRATVLGHLQRGGTPTARDRIMASRMGSYAVKLLIDGEGGRCVGLMNSQMVHHDIIDCINNMKRPFNQELFDLSNSLF
- the uvrB gene encoding excinuclease ABC subunit UvrB translates to MTILFDLCSEYTPSGDQPQAIEKLVDSFNAGVASQTLLGVTGSGKTYTVANMIAQLNRPTLLMAPNKTLAAQLYGEMKEFFPNNAVEYFVSYYDYYQPEAYVPSTDTFIEKDAAVNAHIEQMRLSATKALLERRDVILIASVSAIYGLGDPESYLKMMLHVSVGEMISQRSIIRRLAELQYTRNDMDFKRSTFRVRGEVIDVYPAESDKHAVRIEMFDDEIERISYFDPLTGAIEKTAERATIYPKTHYVTPREKILAAIEHIKVELSERKKQLLSANKLIEEQRVSQRVQFDIEMMQELGYCSGIENYSRYLSGRTPGDAPPTLLDYLPDDGLLVIDESHVTVPQIGAMYKGDRSRKETLVEFGFRLPSALDNRPLKFEEFESISPQTLYVSATPSQYELDRCEGEIVQQLVRPTGLLDPIIEVRPVDTQVDDLLSEINIRAKKGERVLATTLTKRMSEDLAEYLADHGVKVRYLHSDIDTVERVEIIRDLRLGVFDVLVGINLLREGLDMPEVSLVAILDADKEGFLRSERSLIQTIGRAARNLEGKAILYANRITKAMDKAISETERRRALQHEHNIKHGITPTGLKKKVGDGFNIGRTPEQQMMHIAEQKATYAIFTPAELSKEIVRLEEQMYKYAQDLEFEKAGETRDKVAKLREQLIQ